One window from the genome of Cuculus canorus isolate bCucCan1 chromosome 12, bCucCan1.pri, whole genome shotgun sequence encodes:
- the TEX9 gene encoding testis-expressed protein 9 isoform X4: MASLAGEERRKRLNAELDAKTEELVRQAEELMANRRYCLDQFQYRPSHVKTTDREARSVLKFHPLQIHTPSWETKRNVLPCPWLRTDRALEVREKEQLREAQIRFLKAKLRVMQEELDSVVCECRKKADENQNLKSQLKDTEEENISLQRTVGTQRSQIEKYKMLFQEANKKSEGLQQEVIALQKELENLKRVQKKASTSQSATEVRLNRALEEAEKYKVELNKLKQSNKDAANQELKIIEELKMENKKLQKQKGELMTGFKKQLKLIDILKRQKMHIEAAKMLSFTEEEFMKTLEWGNQ; this comes from the exons GCAAAAACAGAAGAACTTGTGCGTCAGGCTGAAGAATTAATG gccAACAGGAGATACTGCCTAGACCAGTTTCAGTACAGACCAAGTCACGTGAAGACAACAGACAGAG aggcCCGCTCTGTCCTGAAATTTCATCCCTTACAGATTCACACGCCAAG ctgggaaacaaaaagaaatgtgcttccctgcccatggctcaGAACAGACCGTGCTCTGGAAGTAAGGGAAAAAGAACAGCTTCGAG AAGCTCAAATCAGATTTCTTAAGGCGAAGTTACGTGTTATGCAGGAAGAGCTGGATAGTGTAGTGTGTGAATGCAGGAAAAAG GCTGatgaaaatcagaatttaaaatCTCAGCTTAAAGATACcgaagaagaaaacatcagcCTGCAACGAACAGTTGGTACACAACGTTCTCAGATTGAAAAGtacaaaatgctgtttcaagaagcaaacaaaaaaagcgAAGGTTTACAACAAGAGGTCATTGCTCTACAAAAG GAATTGGAAAATCTAAAGCGTGTACAAAAGAAGGCCTCAACCAGTCAGAGTGCAACAGAGGTTCGCTTAAACAGGGCcctggaagaagcagaaaagtatAAAGTGGAGCTGAATAAACTGAAGCAAAGCAACAAG GATGCAGCTAaccaagaactgaaaataattgaagaattaaagatggaaaacaagaaactgcaaaaacaaaaaggagagcTAATGACAGGTTTCAAAAAACAGCTAAAGTTAATTGATATTTTAAAGAGACAGAAG atgcacATAGAAGCTGCCAAGATGCTCTCTTTTACTGAAGAGGAATTCATGAAAACTCTTGAGTGGGGAAACCAGTGA
- the TEX9 gene encoding testis-expressed protein 9 isoform X3, with product MASLAGEERRKRLNAELDAKTEELVRQAEELMKGQQEILPRPVSVQTKSREDNRQSSKIRNLEVRSADDVAVLEDCIDFSLAKTMSKIEEKLERGGLPHCLDDDIPSVGHEIGAEAQIRFLKAKLRVMQEELDSVVCECRKKADENQNLKSQLKDTEEENISLQRTVGTQRSQIEKYKMLFQEANKKSEGLQQEVIALQKELENLKRVQKKASTSQSATEVRLNRALEEAEKYKVELNKLKQSNKDAANQELKIIEELKMENKKLQKQKGELMTGFKKQLKLIDILKRQKMHIEAAKMLSFTEEEFMKTLEWGNQ from the exons GCAAAAACAGAAGAACTTGTGCGTCAGGCTGAAGAATTAATG aaaggccAACAGGAGATACTGCCTAGACCAGTTTCAGTACAGACCAAGTCACGTGAAGACAACAGACAGAG ttcaaaaaTAAGAAACCTGGAAGTACGAAGTGCTGATGATGTTGCAGTACTGGAGGATTGcatagatttttctttagcaaaaaCAATGAGCAAAATTGAAGAAAAACTAGAGAGAGGAGGCTTACCACATTGTCTAGATGATGACATTCCAAGTGTTGGACATGAAATTGGAGCAG AAGCTCAAATCAGATTTCTTAAGGCGAAGTTACGTGTTATGCAGGAAGAGCTGGATAGTGTAGTGTGTGAATGCAGGAAAAAG GCTGatgaaaatcagaatttaaaatCTCAGCTTAAAGATACcgaagaagaaaacatcagcCTGCAACGAACAGTTGGTACACAACGTTCTCAGATTGAAAAGtacaaaatgctgtttcaagaagcaaacaaaaaaagcgAAGGTTTACAACAAGAGGTCATTGCTCTACAAAAG GAATTGGAAAATCTAAAGCGTGTACAAAAGAAGGCCTCAACCAGTCAGAGTGCAACAGAGGTTCGCTTAAACAGGGCcctggaagaagcagaaaagtatAAAGTGGAGCTGAATAAACTGAAGCAAAGCAACAAG GATGCAGCTAaccaagaactgaaaataattgaagaattaaagatggaaaacaagaaactgcaaaaacaaaaaggagagcTAATGACAGGTTTCAAAAAACAGCTAAAGTTAATTGATATTTTAAAGAGACAGAAG atgcacATAGAAGCTGCCAAGATGCTCTCTTTTACTGAAGAGGAATTCATGAAAACTCTTGAGTGGGGAAACCAGTGA
- the TEX9 gene encoding testis-expressed protein 9 isoform X2 has protein sequence MASLAGEERRKRLNAELDAKTEELVRQAEELMANRRYCLDQFQYRPSHVKTTDREARSVLKFHPLQIHTPSSKIRNLEVRSADDVAVLEDCIDFSLAKTMSKIEEKLERGGLPHCLDDDIPSVGHEIGAEAQIRFLKAKLRVMQEELDSVVCECRKKADENQNLKSQLKDTEEENISLQRTVGTQRSQIEKYKMLFQEANKKSEGLQQEVIALQKELENLKRVQKKASTSQSATEVRLNRALEEAEKYKVELNKLKQSNKDAANQELKIIEELKMENKKLQKQKGELMTGFKKQLKLIDILKRQKMHIEAAKMLSFTEEEFMKTLEWGNQ, from the exons GCAAAAACAGAAGAACTTGTGCGTCAGGCTGAAGAATTAATG gccAACAGGAGATACTGCCTAGACCAGTTTCAGTACAGACCAAGTCACGTGAAGACAACAGACAGAG aggcCCGCTCTGTCCTGAAATTTCATCCCTTACAGATTCACACGCCAAG ttcaaaaaTAAGAAACCTGGAAGTACGAAGTGCTGATGATGTTGCAGTACTGGAGGATTGcatagatttttctttagcaaaaaCAATGAGCAAAATTGAAGAAAAACTAGAGAGAGGAGGCTTACCACATTGTCTAGATGATGACATTCCAAGTGTTGGACATGAAATTGGAGCAG AAGCTCAAATCAGATTTCTTAAGGCGAAGTTACGTGTTATGCAGGAAGAGCTGGATAGTGTAGTGTGTGAATGCAGGAAAAAG GCTGatgaaaatcagaatttaaaatCTCAGCTTAAAGATACcgaagaagaaaacatcagcCTGCAACGAACAGTTGGTACACAACGTTCTCAGATTGAAAAGtacaaaatgctgtttcaagaagcaaacaaaaaaagcgAAGGTTTACAACAAGAGGTCATTGCTCTACAAAAG GAATTGGAAAATCTAAAGCGTGTACAAAAGAAGGCCTCAACCAGTCAGAGTGCAACAGAGGTTCGCTTAAACAGGGCcctggaagaagcagaaaagtatAAAGTGGAGCTGAATAAACTGAAGCAAAGCAACAAG GATGCAGCTAaccaagaactgaaaataattgaagaattaaagatggaaaacaagaaactgcaaaaacaaaaaggagagcTAATGACAGGTTTCAAAAAACAGCTAAAGTTAATTGATATTTTAAAGAGACAGAAG atgcacATAGAAGCTGCCAAGATGCTCTCTTTTACTGAAGAGGAATTCATGAAAACTCTTGAGTGGGGAAACCAGTGA
- the TEX9 gene encoding testis-expressed protein 9 isoform X5: protein MASLAGEERRKRLNAELDAKTEELVRQAEELMKGQQEILPRPVSVQTKSREDNRQSWETKRNVLPCPWLRTDRALEVREKEQLREAQIRFLKAKLRVMQEELDSVVCECRKKADENQNLKSQLKDTEEENISLQRTVGTQRSQIEKYKMLFQEANKKSEGLQQEVIALQKELENLKRVQKKASTSQSATEVRLNRALEEAEKYKVELNKLKQSNKDAANQELKIIEELKMENKKLQKQKGELMTGFKKQLKLIDILKRQKMHIEAAKMLSFTEEEFMKTLEWGNQ from the exons GCAAAAACAGAAGAACTTGTGCGTCAGGCTGAAGAATTAATG aaaggccAACAGGAGATACTGCCTAGACCAGTTTCAGTACAGACCAAGTCACGTGAAGACAACAGACAGAG ctgggaaacaaaaagaaatgtgcttccctgcccatggctcaGAACAGACCGTGCTCTGGAAGTAAGGGAAAAAGAACAGCTTCGAG AAGCTCAAATCAGATTTCTTAAGGCGAAGTTACGTGTTATGCAGGAAGAGCTGGATAGTGTAGTGTGTGAATGCAGGAAAAAG GCTGatgaaaatcagaatttaaaatCTCAGCTTAAAGATACcgaagaagaaaacatcagcCTGCAACGAACAGTTGGTACACAACGTTCTCAGATTGAAAAGtacaaaatgctgtttcaagaagcaaacaaaaaaagcgAAGGTTTACAACAAGAGGTCATTGCTCTACAAAAG GAATTGGAAAATCTAAAGCGTGTACAAAAGAAGGCCTCAACCAGTCAGAGTGCAACAGAGGTTCGCTTAAACAGGGCcctggaagaagcagaaaagtatAAAGTGGAGCTGAATAAACTGAAGCAAAGCAACAAG GATGCAGCTAaccaagaactgaaaataattgaagaattaaagatggaaaacaagaaactgcaaaaacaaaaaggagagcTAATGACAGGTTTCAAAAAACAGCTAAAGTTAATTGATATTTTAAAGAGACAGAAG atgcacATAGAAGCTGCCAAGATGCTCTCTTTTACTGAAGAGGAATTCATGAAAACTCTTGAGTGGGGAAACCAGTGA
- the TEX9 gene encoding testis-expressed protein 9 isoform X1 — protein sequence MASLAGEERRKRLNAELDAKTEELVRQAEELMKGQQEILPRPVSVQTKSREDNRQRGPLCPEISSLTDSHAKLGNKKKCASLPMAQNRPCSGSKGKRTASSSKIRNLEVRSADDVAVLEDCIDFSLAKTMSKIEEKLERGGLPHCLDDDIPSVGHEIGAEAQIRFLKAKLRVMQEELDSVVCECRKKADENQNLKSQLKDTEEENISLQRTVGTQRSQIEKYKMLFQEANKKSEGLQQEVIALQKELENLKRVQKKASTSQSATEVRLNRALEEAEKYKVELNKLKQSNKDAANQELKIIEELKMENKKLQKQKGELMTGFKKQLKLIDILKRQKMHIEAAKMLSFTEEEFMKTLEWGNQ from the exons GCAAAAACAGAAGAACTTGTGCGTCAGGCTGAAGAATTAATG aaaggccAACAGGAGATACTGCCTAGACCAGTTTCAGTACAGACCAAGTCACGTGAAGACAACAGACAGAG aggcCCGCTCTGTCCTGAAATTTCATCCCTTACAGATTCACACGCCAAG ctgggaaacaaaaagaaatgtgcttccctgcccatggctcaGAACAGACCGTGCTCTGGAAGTAAGGGAAAAAGAACAGCTTCGAG ttcaaaaaTAAGAAACCTGGAAGTACGAAGTGCTGATGATGTTGCAGTACTGGAGGATTGcatagatttttctttagcaaaaaCAATGAGCAAAATTGAAGAAAAACTAGAGAGAGGAGGCTTACCACATTGTCTAGATGATGACATTCCAAGTGTTGGACATGAAATTGGAGCAG AAGCTCAAATCAGATTTCTTAAGGCGAAGTTACGTGTTATGCAGGAAGAGCTGGATAGTGTAGTGTGTGAATGCAGGAAAAAG GCTGatgaaaatcagaatttaaaatCTCAGCTTAAAGATACcgaagaagaaaacatcagcCTGCAACGAACAGTTGGTACACAACGTTCTCAGATTGAAAAGtacaaaatgctgtttcaagaagcaaacaaaaaaagcgAAGGTTTACAACAAGAGGTCATTGCTCTACAAAAG GAATTGGAAAATCTAAAGCGTGTACAAAAGAAGGCCTCAACCAGTCAGAGTGCAACAGAGGTTCGCTTAAACAGGGCcctggaagaagcagaaaagtatAAAGTGGAGCTGAATAAACTGAAGCAAAGCAACAAG GATGCAGCTAaccaagaactgaaaataattgaagaattaaagatggaaaacaagaaactgcaaaaacaaaaaggagagcTAATGACAGGTTTCAAAAAACAGCTAAAGTTAATTGATATTTTAAAGAGACAGAAG atgcacATAGAAGCTGCCAAGATGCTCTCTTTTACTGAAGAGGAATTCATGAAAACTCTTGAGTGGGGAAACCAGTGA
- the TEX9 gene encoding testis-expressed protein 9 isoform X7: protein MASLAGEERRKRLNAELDAKTEELVRQAEELMANRRYCLDQFQYRPSHVKTTDREAQIRFLKAKLRVMQEELDSVVCECRKKADENQNLKSQLKDTEEENISLQRTVGTQRSQIEKYKMLFQEANKKSEGLQQEVIALQKELENLKRVQKKASTSQSATEVRLNRALEEAEKYKVELNKLKQSNKDAANQELKIIEELKMENKKLQKQKGELMTGFKKQLKLIDILKRQKMHIEAAKMLSFTEEEFMKTLEWGNQ from the exons GCAAAAACAGAAGAACTTGTGCGTCAGGCTGAAGAATTAATG gccAACAGGAGATACTGCCTAGACCAGTTTCAGTACAGACCAAGTCACGTGAAGACAACAGACAGAG AAGCTCAAATCAGATTTCTTAAGGCGAAGTTACGTGTTATGCAGGAAGAGCTGGATAGTGTAGTGTGTGAATGCAGGAAAAAG GCTGatgaaaatcagaatttaaaatCTCAGCTTAAAGATACcgaagaagaaaacatcagcCTGCAACGAACAGTTGGTACACAACGTTCTCAGATTGAAAAGtacaaaatgctgtttcaagaagcaaacaaaaaaagcgAAGGTTTACAACAAGAGGTCATTGCTCTACAAAAG GAATTGGAAAATCTAAAGCGTGTACAAAAGAAGGCCTCAACCAGTCAGAGTGCAACAGAGGTTCGCTTAAACAGGGCcctggaagaagcagaaaagtatAAAGTGGAGCTGAATAAACTGAAGCAAAGCAACAAG GATGCAGCTAaccaagaactgaaaataattgaagaattaaagatggaaaacaagaaactgcaaaaacaaaaaggagagcTAATGACAGGTTTCAAAAAACAGCTAAAGTTAATTGATATTTTAAAGAGACAGAAG atgcacATAGAAGCTGCCAAGATGCTCTCTTTTACTGAAGAGGAATTCATGAAAACTCTTGAGTGGGGAAACCAGTGA
- the TEX9 gene encoding testis-expressed protein 9 isoform X8, producing the protein MQEELDSVVCECRKKADENQNLKSQLKDTEEENISLQRTVGTQRSQIEKYKMLFQEANKKSEGLQQEVIALQKELENLKRVQKKASTSQSATEVRLNRALEEAEKYKVELNKLKQSNKDAANQELKIIEELKMENKKLQKQKGELMTGFKKQLKLIDILKRQKMHIEAAKMLSFTEEEFMKTLEWGNQ; encoded by the exons ATGCAGGAAGAGCTGGATAGTGTAGTGTGTGAATGCAGGAAAAAG GCTGatgaaaatcagaatttaaaatCTCAGCTTAAAGATACcgaagaagaaaacatcagcCTGCAACGAACAGTTGGTACACAACGTTCTCAGATTGAAAAGtacaaaatgctgtttcaagaagcaaacaaaaaaagcgAAGGTTTACAACAAGAGGTCATTGCTCTACAAAAG GAATTGGAAAATCTAAAGCGTGTACAAAAGAAGGCCTCAACCAGTCAGAGTGCAACAGAGGTTCGCTTAAACAGGGCcctggaagaagcagaaaagtatAAAGTGGAGCTGAATAAACTGAAGCAAAGCAACAAG GATGCAGCTAaccaagaactgaaaataattgaagaattaaagatggaaaacaagaaactgcaaaaacaaaaaggagagcTAATGACAGGTTTCAAAAAACAGCTAAAGTTAATTGATATTTTAAAGAGACAGAAG atgcacATAGAAGCTGCCAAGATGCTCTCTTTTACTGAAGAGGAATTCATGAAAACTCTTGAGTGGGGAAACCAGTGA
- the TEX9 gene encoding testis-expressed protein 9 isoform X6 produces the protein MAQNRPCSGSKGKRTASSSKIRNLEVRSADDVAVLEDCIDFSLAKTMSKIEEKLERGGLPHCLDDDIPSVGHEIGAEAQIRFLKAKLRVMQEELDSVVCECRKKADENQNLKSQLKDTEEENISLQRTVGTQRSQIEKYKMLFQEANKKSEGLQQEVIALQKELENLKRVQKKASTSQSATEVRLNRALEEAEKYKVELNKLKQSNKDAANQELKIIEELKMENKKLQKQKGELMTGFKKQLKLIDILKRQKMHIEAAKMLSFTEEEFMKTLEWGNQ, from the exons atggctcaGAACAGACCGTGCTCTGGAAGTAAGGGAAAAAGAACAGCTTCGAG ttcaaaaaTAAGAAACCTGGAAGTACGAAGTGCTGATGATGTTGCAGTACTGGAGGATTGcatagatttttctttagcaaaaaCAATGAGCAAAATTGAAGAAAAACTAGAGAGAGGAGGCTTACCACATTGTCTAGATGATGACATTCCAAGTGTTGGACATGAAATTGGAGCAG AAGCTCAAATCAGATTTCTTAAGGCGAAGTTACGTGTTATGCAGGAAGAGCTGGATAGTGTAGTGTGTGAATGCAGGAAAAAG GCTGatgaaaatcagaatttaaaatCTCAGCTTAAAGATACcgaagaagaaaacatcagcCTGCAACGAACAGTTGGTACACAACGTTCTCAGATTGAAAAGtacaaaatgctgtttcaagaagcaaacaaaaaaagcgAAGGTTTACAACAAGAGGTCATTGCTCTACAAAAG GAATTGGAAAATCTAAAGCGTGTACAAAAGAAGGCCTCAACCAGTCAGAGTGCAACAGAGGTTCGCTTAAACAGGGCcctggaagaagcagaaaagtatAAAGTGGAGCTGAATAAACTGAAGCAAAGCAACAAG GATGCAGCTAaccaagaactgaaaataattgaagaattaaagatggaaaacaagaaactgcaaaaacaaaaaggagagcTAATGACAGGTTTCAAAAAACAGCTAAAGTTAATTGATATTTTAAAGAGACAGAAG atgcacATAGAAGCTGCCAAGATGCTCTCTTTTACTGAAGAGGAATTCATGAAAACTCTTGAGTGGGGAAACCAGTGA